The Cryomorphaceae bacterium 1068 genome window below encodes:
- a CDS encoding outer membrane beta-barrel protein, with protein sequence MRIRVGLILFLLSVLFSSLQAQKVPPKLSFGVEIRLLQNFGVLNLDSVVLVDADNQFRSVYEFAGGFGFGGVVRVKLTDVWNIETGINYTRQRYELNFRDLVTGATDQSFLNIISYEIPLKGLVYIRLGEKLFANVALGVSANFIASNVEVFGLGNTYSFGGLSNRVLNGAILGGVGAEFRTEEDGYFYLGGSFHQPFDDIMTAQVNYQRDGIPPGYAARGVIEGAYFAIDFRYFFPVKEDKRPKVRVVKPDWKNM encoded by the coding sequence ATGCGGATTCGAGTAGGTCTAATTTTATTTCTTCTTTCAGTTCTTTTTTCGTCCCTTCAAGCTCAGAAGGTGCCACCCAAGCTTAGTTTTGGTGTGGAGATACGTTTGTTACAAAATTTCGGAGTATTAAATTTAGATAGTGTGGTATTGGTAGATGCCGATAATCAATTCCGAAGCGTTTATGAATTTGCAGGTGGCTTTGGATTTGGCGGGGTCGTTAGAGTTAAGCTTACCGATGTTTGGAATATTGAAACAGGTATTAACTATACCCGTCAGCGGTATGAACTCAATTTTCGTGATCTCGTTACGGGAGCAACAGATCAATCCTTTCTAAATATCATTTCTTATGAGATCCCTTTGAAGGGACTCGTATACATTCGTTTAGGCGAAAAACTTTTTGCGAATGTGGCATTAGGAGTTTCTGCCAACTTCATTGCCAGTAATGTGGAAGTATTTGGCCTCGGAAACACATATTCTTTTGGAGGCTTGAGCAATAGGGTTCTGAATGGCGCAATACTCGGTGGAGTAGGGGCAGAGTTTCGAACGGAGGAGGACGGTTACTTCTATTTGGGCGGATCTTTTCATCAGCCGTTTGACGACATTATGACTGCTCAGGTCAATTACCAAAGAGATGGAATTCCTCCCGGTTATGCTGCCAGAGGAGTGATAGAAGGGGCTTACTTCGCAATCGATTTTCGGTATTTCTTTCCTGTAAAGGAAGATAAGCGACCAAAGGTTAGAGTGGTTAAGCCCGATTGGAAAAACATGTAA
- a CDS encoding YceI family protein yields MKKTVTFLAAALLSAAVIAGSGEKEIYTVNAEKSTIFWTGKKVTGEHTGTLAIKSGTVTVENGMPVAATFDIDMNSIVCTDLEDEGTNMKLVGHLKSADFFGVEAHPTGKFVATSFTPIAGAKDREPNYKIKGTLTLKGISHEIEFEGLIAMKGSGLVSNGSAEFDRAKYDIRYGSGSFFEDLGDKTIYDEVGLTFVLSATK; encoded by the coding sequence ATGAAAAAAACAGTAACATTTTTGGCAGCAGCTCTTCTTAGCGCAGCAGTAATTGCAGGATCGGGAGAAAAAGAAATCTATACCGTGAACGCTGAAAAAAGCACAATTTTCTGGACAGGTAAAAAAGTAACAGGAGAACACACCGGGACTCTCGCGATTAAAAGTGGAACGGTAACTGTGGAGAATGGAATGCCTGTAGCAGCTACATTCGATATCGACATGAACTCAATCGTCTGCACAGACTTGGAGGATGAAGGGACGAATATGAAATTAGTCGGTCACTTAAAATCAGCTGACTTTTTTGGTGTAGAAGCTCACCCAACGGGTAAGTTCGTTGCCACTTCATTCACTCCAATTGCAGGAGCGAAAGACAGAGAGCCGAATTACAAAATCAAAGGAACATTGACTTTGAAAGGAATCAGTCACGAAATCGAATTCGAAGGATTGATCGCTATGAAAGGTTCTGGCTTGGTTTCAAATGGCAGCGCCGAATTTGACCGTGCCAAGTACGATATTCGCTACGGGTCAGGTTCTTTCTTCGAAGACCTTGGAGACAAGACTATCTACGATGAAGTTGGTTTGACCTTTGTTCTTTCTGCGACAAAATAA
- a CDS encoding MarR family transcriptional regulator, producing MKIEEAIHQKKFQSEFEKLVVNIIYTSRWLEYEEGKLFRKYDITLPQYNLLRILRGQLPKAASVNLLIDRMLDKSSNASRIVETLRKKGLVDRKACKADRRKVDVIINKKGLEVLEAATKEMATLHENHKKSLTTKEAEQLNELLDKLRSIE from the coding sequence ATGAAAATTGAAGAAGCCATTCACCAAAAGAAATTCCAGTCGGAATTTGAAAAGTTAGTGGTCAACATCATTTACACTTCCAGATGGTTGGAATATGAAGAGGGAAAGCTCTTTCGAAAGTACGATATCACTCTACCTCAATACAACCTATTGAGAATTTTGCGAGGACAATTGCCAAAAGCTGCATCGGTCAACCTTTTAATTGACCGAATGTTAGACAAAAGCTCGAATGCTTCCAGAATTGTGGAAACCTTGAGAAAGAAGGGGCTGGTAGATCGAAAAGCCTGTAAGGCGGACAGAAGAAAAGTGGATGTGATTATTAATAAAAAAGGACTAGAAGTGCTGGAGGCAGCTACTAAGGAGATGGCGACTCTACATGAAAATCATAAAAAATCTTTAACAACAAAAGAGGCAGAACAACTAAATGAGCTCCTCGATAAACTCAGATCAATAGAATAA
- a CDS encoding agmatine deiminase family protein → MKRIFTTLSIFALSFTAFSQESEQVLPRYMTEAEKAKMSTYNFSQAKGIETPPPFDNLRTMAEWEEIQALTITWRSFPSILKQITRAAMEETQVIIFSENPGSTESYLMGSAAGGPLESMANVQIVDAESNSIWIRDYGANTVYGNRVDTLTLVDWIYNRPRPDDDVIPDVLADVLGIDVYTTTSAPNDLVNTGGNFMSDGQGTAFASELILEENEPGNPYNVTAKDEEEIDDILGNFQGISRYVKMTALPYDIINHIDMHMKILDEKTLLIGSYPDDIADGPQINANIDYVVNNFLNYFGEEYDVIRIPMPDSPSGLWPDDNPAGYYRTYTNGVFVNKTFIYPSYREEYDTTAARIYGELLPGYTLVPIDCDDPGSQIIALAGAIHCITHSVGVNDPLLIVHNSLADTEDQINPYEVMATVEHRSGIASSTLHWRLVGDDDFNLVEMSPGEGVEWLGNIPAQPVGSVIEYYVSAVAENGKTQMRPIVAPEGFWSFEILGTVTSVNTQDLINLANVYPNPATDLVSIPINARRTLDVTVYMTDITGKIVKQIHSGEIAGDRRLSVFVNDLAPGVYTVVAEGIFGRTATPLLVR, encoded by the coding sequence ATGAAAAGAATCTTTACTACTCTGAGCATATTTGCTCTAAGCTTCACGGCATTCTCCCAAGAATCTGAACAAGTACTACCTAGGTATATGACAGAAGCCGAGAAGGCTAAGATGAGCACTTACAACTTTTCTCAGGCGAAAGGAATTGAGACTCCTCCCCCATTTGATAATCTCAGAACTATGGCAGAGTGGGAAGAGATTCAGGCATTAACAATCACTTGGAGAAGTTTTCCAAGCATTCTCAAGCAGATCACCCGAGCTGCAATGGAAGAAACCCAAGTGATTATATTCAGCGAAAACCCGGGCTCCACTGAGAGCTATCTCATGGGGAGCGCAGCAGGAGGACCACTGGAGAGCATGGCCAATGTCCAGATCGTCGATGCGGAATCAAACTCAATATGGATCCGTGACTATGGTGCGAATACCGTTTACGGAAACCGTGTCGACACGCTGACTTTGGTAGATTGGATCTACAACCGCCCTCGCCCCGACGACGATGTGATTCCAGACGTGCTGGCCGATGTATTGGGCATCGACGTCTACACGACCACTTCTGCGCCAAATGACTTGGTAAATACAGGAGGAAACTTCATGTCTGACGGTCAGGGAACAGCCTTCGCAAGTGAATTGATTTTGGAGGAAAACGAACCAGGTAATCCGTATAATGTAACAGCGAAAGACGAAGAAGAAATAGATGATATACTTGGCAATTTTCAAGGTATAAGCCGATACGTAAAAATGACGGCTCTCCCATATGACATTATCAATCATATTGACATGCACATGAAGATATTGGATGAAAAGACCTTACTTATAGGTTCTTATCCTGACGATATTGCTGACGGGCCTCAGATCAATGCGAACATCGATTATGTGGTCAATAATTTTTTGAATTATTTCGGTGAAGAGTATGACGTCATCCGAATTCCGATGCCCGATTCACCAAGTGGACTCTGGCCTGATGATAACCCTGCAGGATACTACAGAACCTACACGAACGGAGTCTTTGTCAATAAGACCTTTATTTATCCCTCTTATCGAGAAGAATACGACACCACGGCGGCGAGAATCTACGGGGAACTGCTCCCCGGATACACTTTGGTACCGATCGATTGCGATGATCCGGGCTCCCAGATAATTGCCTTGGCGGGCGCCATTCACTGTATTACACATAGCGTTGGGGTAAACGATCCGCTTCTAATTGTACACAACTCCCTTGCCGATACCGAAGATCAAATAAACCCTTACGAAGTAATGGCCACTGTAGAGCACCGATCGGGAATTGCCTCGTCTACTCTGCACTGGAGGCTCGTGGGTGACGATGACTTTAACTTAGTGGAAATGTCTCCGGGTGAAGGAGTAGAATGGCTCGGCAATATTCCCGCTCAGCCCGTAGGATCTGTCATTGAGTACTATGTTTCTGCTGTAGCGGAAAATGGTAAAACTCAAATGAGGCCAATCGTCGCTCCCGAAGGTTTCTGGAGTTTTGAAATACTGGGTACTGTTACCTCAGTGAATACACAGGACCTCATAAATTTGGCTAATGTTTACCCGAATCCCGCAACAGATTTGGTGAGTATTCCAATCAATGCAAGGCGCACATTGGATGTAACGGTTTACATGACGGACATCACGGGAAAAATCGTAAAGCAGATCCATTCAGGTGAAATAGCCGGAGACCGCAGACTGAGCGTTTTTGTGAATGATTTGGCTCCTGGAGTTTATACCGTAGTTGCAGAAGGCATATTTGGTAGAACAGCTACCCCTTTATTGGTGAGGTAG
- a CDS encoding TonB family protein codes for MMNALLYALEANLYLSLFAIFYFFALRKEKNHLTNRMVLLSSILIAWTIPGISYLEPVSGLLPSLRLEAITISPNTLADSPTVFNFSFQEVLASIYVLGIMVGSAIFIKRLLGTLSFFTWNSTSPISSLKLVETDSKEAWSFFNLIALGKEIPAENKEWILEHEKVHVEEKHSADKLLIQLVKIIGWFNPAVYYLEFALEENHEFRADEVVCERFSNTITYSHVLVSQSLGGIPVNLLGNQFSKKTLLKSRIQMINQTKQTGKMKYLLTIPVLAVALLLHSCTKEESATTSSSEPSAIAQTAQTNSDEVFDVVEKMPEFKDGMEGLIAFMSENTVYPKSASAADETGKVFVTFVIDEAGNVTNPEVVEKASVQSVALRNAALETVGKMPAWTPGEQSGKKVKVKMTLPIKFELE; via the coding sequence ATGATGAACGCCCTGTTGTACGCGCTGGAGGCGAATTTGTACTTATCACTATTCGCCATCTTTTATTTCTTCGCCTTGCGAAAAGAAAAGAATCACCTGACTAACCGGATGGTTTTACTATCCTCCATCCTAATAGCCTGGACCATTCCAGGTATCAGCTATCTGGAACCAGTGTCGGGTCTTTTACCCAGCTTAAGGTTGGAGGCCATTACCATCTCGCCTAACACCTTGGCGGATTCACCAACGGTATTCAACTTTTCCTTTCAAGAAGTTCTGGCTTCAATCTACGTTTTAGGGATTATGGTAGGGTCTGCGATTTTCATCAAAAGACTCTTAGGTACCCTCTCCTTTTTTACTTGGAATTCTACGAGTCCCATTTCCTCATTGAAGCTGGTCGAAACTGATTCAAAGGAAGCATGGAGCTTTTTTAACCTCATCGCCTTAGGAAAGGAAATTCCCGCTGAAAACAAAGAGTGGATTCTTGAACACGAAAAGGTTCATGTTGAAGAGAAGCACTCAGCGGACAAACTTTTGATCCAGTTGGTGAAAATTATCGGGTGGTTTAATCCGGCAGTCTACTACCTGGAATTCGCCTTAGAGGAGAACCACGAGTTTCGCGCAGACGAAGTGGTCTGTGAAAGATTTTCAAATACCATTACCTACTCGCATGTGCTGGTAAGTCAGTCTTTGGGAGGAATTCCCGTCAATTTGCTCGGCAATCAATTCTCTAAAAAAACACTTCTCAAATCCAGAATACAAATGATAAATCAAACTAAACAAACAGGTAAAATGAAGTATCTCTTAACCATTCCCGTGTTAGCAGTGGCTCTGCTATTGCACAGTTGTACCAAGGAAGAGTCTGCCACAACGAGTAGCTCTGAACCCTCGGCTATAGCACAAACGGCTCAAACCAATTCAGACGAAGTTTTCGATGTGGTCGAAAAAATGCCTGAATTTAAAGATGGCATGGAGGGCTTGATTGCTTTCATGTCAGAAAACACAGTTTACCCGAAATCGGCCAGCGCTGCTGATGAAACAGGAAAGGTTTTCGTCACTTTCGTCATTGACGAAGCAGGAAATGTGACCAACCCGGAGGTGGTAGAAAAAGCTTCCGTGCAAAGTGTGGCACTGCGCAATGCAGCTCTTGAAACCGTAGGCAAAATGCCCGCTTGGACTCCCGGGGAACAAAGTGGTAAAAAGGTGAAAGTCAAGATGACATTGCCGATTAAATTCGAATTGGAATAG
- a CDS encoding BlaI/MecI/CopY family transcriptional regulator produces MKTLTKAEEQVMQYLWELKGGFVREIIERYPEPKPAYNTVSTIVRILENKDFLIHKAFGKSHKYIPTVSKEEYRAFTAEKVVEGYFGGSAKNLVSYFIKDKNMDISDLDEILKMIEDAKTNKK; encoded by the coding sequence ATGAAAACATTAACGAAGGCTGAAGAGCAGGTAATGCAATACTTATGGGAGTTGAAGGGTGGCTTCGTTCGAGAAATCATAGAACGCTATCCCGAGCCAAAACCAGCGTATAATACTGTATCGACCATTGTCAGAATTCTAGAAAACAAAGACTTTCTCATCCACAAGGCTTTTGGGAAATCACATAAATATATCCCGACTGTCAGCAAGGAGGAGTACCGAGCCTTTACCGCTGAAAAAGTAGTTGAAGGCTACTTTGGCGGCTCAGCAAAAAACTTGGTCTCCTATTTCATAAAGGATAAGAACATGGACATATCCGATCTCGATGAAATTTTAAAAATGATCGAGGACGCTAAAACCAACAAGAAATGA
- a CDS encoding dienelactone hydrolase family protein: protein MSEKREIKIEKTARYFTHGSDITKAKRVWFVLHGYGQLAEYFIRSFRHLNPSENFVIAPEGIHRFYLEGFSGRVGASWMTKEERLDDIDDYVKYLDQLYDAQQISSNSEIILLGFSQGVATAMRWLALGKSSRFNRAILWAGSFPHDLKPQKATTALQNLKVHCVIGNKDPFLNEEHIQRTKDHLAELKAEAHWYEYNGDHRIPKEALNAVLIEFK, encoded by the coding sequence ATGAGCGAAAAAAGAGAAATCAAAATTGAAAAAACGGCTCGATATTTCACCCATGGCTCCGATATAACCAAGGCAAAGCGGGTTTGGTTCGTCTTGCACGGATATGGTCAATTGGCCGAATATTTCATTCGAAGCTTCAGACATCTGAATCCCTCCGAAAATTTTGTGATTGCTCCTGAAGGAATTCATCGATTTTATTTAGAAGGATTTTCAGGACGGGTAGGAGCTTCGTGGATGACCAAAGAAGAAAGGCTAGACGATATTGACGACTACGTGAAGTACCTAGATCAGCTCTACGACGCTCAGCAGATTTCTTCAAATTCAGAAATAATCCTACTTGGCTTCTCCCAAGGAGTGGCTACAGCTATGCGATGGTTAGCTTTGGGGAAATCTTCTCGCTTCAATCGAGCTATCCTGTGGGCAGGCTCTTTTCCACATGACCTAAAACCACAGAAGGCAACCACTGCTTTACAAAACCTTAAGGTGCACTGTGTTATTGGAAATAAGGACCCTTTTCTAAACGAGGAACACATCCAAAGAACCAAAGATCATCTCGCCGAATTGAAAGCAGAGGCCCACTGGTACGAATACAACGGTGATCACCGAATACCTAAAGAAGCTCTGAACGCAGTACTTATAGAGTTCAAGTAA
- a CDS encoding transporter substrate-binding domain-containing protein: MQKHRNHIAWMVISLLAVTPQGCEKDDAPPKVQTASIELPEEVIVGPDLEAIKARGKLVALTLNSSTSYFIYRGHAMGFEYELLQRFAKSIGVELEIQLIPDVNTMFDMLNKGEGDLIACNLAITSDRQEKAAFSEPYNFTKLVLVQRLPDNHQNMSNREISKNLLLRPLDLSGKTIYVNRRSPSYERLINLQKESGISFEIIKAPGYIDPEKLIQKVADGEIDYTVADDNLASLNATYYSNIDVSVQLSFPRQIGWAVRKTNANLLEAVNDWFENDRLNSVHAYIYKKYFKAPKEKWEEYNGEFSSLNGNRISNYDELLREYSDIIDWDWRLLAAQMYQESKFNENARSWAGAFGLMQFMPATAKMYGVDSSSGPREHIRGAILHLSRLESFWQDRIADPEIRIQFTLASYNAGLGHVLDATNLAAELGYDPMIWENNVAECIKLKSQKEYYTSDVVKHGYCRGEEPVTYVKKIINQYRHYSRVIDQS, encoded by the coding sequence ATGCAAAAGCATCGCAACCATATCGCATGGATGGTGATTTCTCTTCTGGCCGTAACCCCTCAAGGTTGCGAAAAAGACGACGCACCACCCAAAGTCCAAACAGCTTCTATCGAATTACCCGAAGAAGTTATAGTGGGACCTGACCTTGAAGCAATAAAGGCCAGAGGGAAACTTGTAGCCCTGACACTCAATTCTTCTACTTCATACTTTATTTATAGAGGGCATGCCATGGGCTTCGAATACGAGCTACTTCAGCGATTTGCCAAAAGCATTGGCGTGGAATTGGAGATTCAGCTGATCCCCGACGTGAACACCATGTTTGATATGCTCAACAAGGGAGAGGGTGATCTAATAGCCTGTAACCTCGCCATTACAAGCGACCGTCAGGAAAAAGCCGCTTTTAGTGAACCATATAATTTCACTAAGTTGGTTTTGGTACAAAGGCTTCCGGATAACCACCAAAATATGAGCAATCGTGAGATCAGTAAAAATTTACTACTCAGACCTTTGGATTTAAGTGGTAAAACTATCTACGTCAACCGCAGATCGCCTTCTTATGAGCGATTAATCAACTTGCAGAAAGAATCAGGAATCTCTTTCGAAATCATTAAAGCTCCGGGCTACATAGATCCTGAGAAGCTAATCCAAAAAGTAGCCGATGGAGAAATCGACTACACCGTGGCTGACGATAATCTAGCCAGCCTAAACGCAACCTATTACAGCAATATAGACGTATCAGTACAGCTGAGCTTTCCGCGTCAAATCGGATGGGCCGTTCGCAAGACAAACGCCAATCTATTGGAAGCTGTGAATGACTGGTTTGAGAATGATCGATTAAACTCCGTTCATGCATACATCTACAAAAAGTACTTCAAAGCTCCCAAAGAAAAATGGGAGGAATACAATGGAGAATTCTCTTCGCTAAATGGAAATCGAATCAGCAATTATGACGAGCTACTCCGCGAGTACTCCGACATAATCGACTGGGATTGGAGACTATTGGCAGCACAAATGTATCAAGAGAGCAAATTTAATGAGAACGCACGCTCATGGGCAGGTGCATTTGGTTTGATGCAATTTATGCCGGCTACAGCCAAAATGTATGGCGTTGATAGTTCATCGGGACCGAGAGAACACATCCGTGGTGCAATTCTTCATTTAAGCAGGTTGGAAAGCTTTTGGCAAGATCGTATTGCTGACCCTGAAATTAGAATCCAATTCACTTTGGCCTCATACAATGCAGGATTAGGTCATGTACTTGATGCTACAAACTTGGCGGCCGAACTAGGCTATGACCCCATGATTTGGGAGAACAACGTAGCCGAATGCATTAAGCTCAAAAGTCAAAAGGAATACTACACATCAGACGTGGTGAAACACGGTTATTGCCGTGGTGAAGAGCCTGTTACATACGTCAAGAAAATCATCAATCAGTACAGGCACTACAGTCGAGTAATCGACCAGAGTTAG
- a CDS encoding acyl carrier protein phosphodiesterase — MNFLAHQFLSFEIKPIMVGNFIADTVKGNALKNYDVPIQKGIVLHRFIDSFTDSHEITLQSRERLYAHFGKYAGVVQDVFYDHFLAINWSDYHDQDLNDYTDFIYLTLGGYRSVFNERAERTFQYMQMQDWLGNYATQEGIHRALTGLSRRASFPSNMEESLPALAKHGEAISNDFKIFFPDLISATQLKLEELNS, encoded by the coding sequence ATGAATTTCTTAGCCCACCAATTTCTCTCTTTCGAAATCAAACCCATCATGGTGGGAAACTTCATAGCCGATACGGTAAAAGGAAATGCACTGAAAAATTACGATGTACCCATTCAAAAAGGTATCGTTTTACACCGATTTATAGACAGTTTTACGGATAGTCATGAAATCACATTACAAAGTAGAGAAAGGCTATACGCTCATTTTGGAAAGTATGCGGGTGTCGTACAAGATGTTTTTTATGACCATTTCCTGGCTATCAACTGGTCGGATTACCACGATCAGGATTTGAACGATTACACTGATTTCATTTACCTGACTTTAGGCGGCTATCGCTCTGTCTTTAATGAACGAGCTGAACGAACCTTTCAGTACATGCAAATGCAGGATTGGCTCGGGAACTACGCTACTCAGGAAGGAATTCATCGGGCACTGACAGGCTTATCGCGAAGAGCAAGTTTTCCCTCCAATATGGAAGAATCACTTCCTGCTTTGGCCAAACATGGCGAGGCTATATCAAATGACTTTAAAATCTTCTTTCCCGATCTAATTTCTGCCACTCAATTGAAGCTGGAAGAATTGAATTCTTGA
- a CDS encoding histidine kinase, with amino-acid sequence MSDEKALYWLSQVAGWFGYILLILFTNLVVGNVDVGIVKVLIVNFILGVGLSHLMRLVIIKSGLLKTKIYRLLPRLIILSIVTGILAAFIYGLISDLFFVDVDPILVMPYAIIIELIIPFITIFLFWNILYFAAIYLKNYEREEVKNLRLTASMNEVELNNLRSQMNPHFIFNALNSIRALVDENPILAKKSITQMSHILRSSLASGKKKFVNIGEEMKVVKDYLELEKIRYEERLSFSIQFGPEHMNCSIPPLLIQTLVENAIKHGIAHLPSGGKVSVISEFVEGELLKISVINTGQLSKSNVINDSTGVGLENTKRRLKLLYGGKANLNIYNQGNEVVCEVLIPYKLINAKNEGTSY; translated from the coding sequence ATGAGCGACGAAAAAGCACTCTATTGGCTCTCACAGGTGGCCGGCTGGTTTGGCTACATCCTGCTTATCCTATTCACCAATTTGGTGGTGGGTAATGTAGATGTAGGGATCGTAAAGGTTTTGATCGTCAACTTTATTCTTGGTGTGGGGCTTTCTCACCTTATGAGATTAGTGATTATCAAGAGTGGTTTGCTCAAAACAAAGATCTATAGACTACTGCCAAGATTGATCATCCTTTCGATTGTGACTGGTATTCTTGCAGCGTTTATATATGGCCTCATCTCCGATCTTTTTTTCGTCGATGTCGACCCGATTCTAGTGATGCCTTACGCCATTATCATCGAACTGATTATTCCATTTATCACCATCTTTCTTTTTTGGAATATCCTCTATTTTGCTGCCATCTATCTCAAAAATTACGAAAGAGAAGAAGTAAAGAATCTCCGTTTGACAGCGTCCATGAACGAGGTCGAGCTAAACAACCTCCGATCTCAAATGAATCCGCATTTCATTTTTAATGCATTGAATAGTATACGGGCGCTGGTAGATGAAAATCCGATTTTAGCCAAAAAGAGTATTACCCAAATGAGTCATATCCTGCGGAGCAGTCTCGCATCCGGAAAGAAGAAATTTGTGAATATCGGCGAAGAGATGAAAGTGGTGAAGGATTACTTGGAACTTGAGAAGATCAGGTATGAGGAACGCCTGAGTTTTTCAATTCAATTCGGCCCTGAACACATGAACTGCTCCATACCTCCTCTATTAATTCAAACATTGGTAGAGAATGCCATCAAGCACGGTATAGCCCATTTGCCTTCAGGGGGCAAAGTCTCGGTGATTTCTGAATTTGTGGAAGGTGAATTATTGAAGATTTCTGTGATTAATACGGGCCAACTTTCAAAATCAAATGTGATAAATGATTCCACGGGGGTCGGACTTGAAAATACCAAGCGAAGGTTAAAACTGCTCTACGGAGGAAAAGCAAATTTGAATATTTACAATCAGGGGAATGAAGTTGTTTGCGAAGTGCTCATTCCTTACAAACTAATCAATGCTAAAAATGAAGGTACTTCTTATTGA
- a CDS encoding LytTR family DNA-binding domain-containing protein, translating to MLKMKVLLIDDERLARKELSSLLEKHDNIEIIGEAQNADEAKKLIEELNPDLIFLDIQMPGKTGFELLEELEATPEVIFVTAYDDYAIRAFEVNALDYLLKPVDELRLDHALLKVQERVDKTKEDDTESENDSPLTMEDQIFLKDGDKCWFVTLKDIKMFESEGNYVRVYFGNSKPLILKSLNNLEKRLIEKDFFRINRKFIVNLKEVIHIEPWFNGGLQIKLKTGEQLEVSRRQSAKFKDLLSL from the coding sequence ATGCTAAAAATGAAGGTACTTCTTATTGACGACGAGCGTCTGGCGCGCAAAGAGCTTTCAAGTCTATTGGAAAAGCACGATAATATTGAAATTATCGGGGAGGCGCAAAATGCTGATGAGGCCAAAAAATTAATTGAGGAATTGAATCCGGATCTCATATTCCTCGATATTCAGATGCCTGGAAAGACAGGGTTTGAATTGCTGGAAGAGTTGGAAGCTACGCCGGAAGTTATCTTTGTCACAGCTTATGACGATTACGCTATTCGGGCATTCGAGGTAAACGCTCTTGATTATCTGCTGAAGCCTGTAGATGAGTTAAGACTAGACCATGCCTTACTAAAGGTTCAAGAGAGAGTTGACAAAACGAAAGAGGATGACACCGAGTCTGAAAATGATTCTCCATTAACTATGGAAGATCAAATTTTTCTCAAAGACGGCGATAAGTGTTGGTTTGTTACCCTCAAGGATATCAAGATGTTTGAGTCAGAAGGAAATTACGTTCGTGTATACTTCGGAAACAGCAAGCCCCTCATATTGAAAAGCCTTAACAACCTGGAGAAGCGCTTAATTGAAAAGGACTTTTTCCGCATTAACCGTAAGTTCATAGTCAATTTAAAAGAGGTTATTCACATTGAACCTTGGTTTAACGGAGGACTTCAAATTAAACTGAAAACCGGCGAACAGTTGGAAGTTTCGCGCAGGCAGTCTGCTAAATTTAAGGATCTGTTGAGTCTTTGA
- a CDS encoding DUF1987 domain-containing protein, whose translation MEAFIRRPTKSTPYVHLDTREGTYLLAGRSIPIDAEQFFGPILDWVDGLSASEVSVVDFRFRFDFFNIASSKRILFILYKLADLQEKGVKVNIHWMYERFDEDMLEIGQDYNVMIDSLIFTFEEYDLVERQEQAFAKLG comes from the coding sequence ATGGAAGCATTTATCAGAAGACCAACCAAATCCACCCCCTATGTTCATCTCGATACGAGAGAAGGTACATACTTGTTGGCAGGTAGATCCATTCCTATTGATGCTGAGCAGTTTTTCGGCCCTATATTAGACTGGGTTGATGGTCTTTCTGCAAGTGAAGTTTCAGTTGTTGATTTCCGTTTTCGCTTCGATTTTTTCAATATCGCTTCTTCAAAAAGAATCTTATTCATACTCTACAAATTAGCCGACCTCCAAGAGAAAGGTGTCAAGGTGAATATTCACTGGATGTACGAGCGATTCGATGAAGATATGCTTGAAATCGGCCAAGACTATAACGTTATGATCGATAGTCTTATTTTCACCTTTGAGGAATATGATTTGGTTGAGCGTCAAGAGCAGGCTTTCGCCAAACTTGGATAA